The following proteins come from a genomic window of Lycium ferocissimum isolate CSIRO_LF1 chromosome 4, AGI_CSIRO_Lferr_CH_V1, whole genome shotgun sequence:
- the LOC132051922 gene encoding homeobox-leucine zipper protein HAT4-like, with protein MMMEKEDLGLSLSLSFSTEKKTTTINPMQLNLIPSTISPSPISAFNLIHKSPNWTHSFPDTSSDRNSETCRLVETRSFLKGIDVNRMPTTVDAEEEAGVSSPNSTISSVSGNKRSEREANNCEDNEMERASSRGISDEEDGETCRKKLRLTKEQSAILEDSFKEHHTLNPKQKLALAKRLGLRPRQVEVWFQNRRARTKLKQTEVDCEFLKRCVENLTEENRRLQKEVQELRALKLSPQFYMQMTPPTTLTMCPSCERVASGPTNTPVNIPPQRVGPPQQQPMPLNMWAPTAISQGQFGQMDSYPTFGRQK; from the exons atgatgaTGGAAAAAGAAGATCTGGGGTTGAGTCTCAGCCTAAGCTTTTCAACAGAGAAGAAGACAACAACCATTAATCCCATGCAACTAAATCTCATTCCTTCAACAATATCTCCTTCTCCTATTTCTGCCTTCAATCTCATTCACAAATCTCCTAATTGGACTCACTCATTTCCTGATACCTCGTCAG ATCGAAACTCGGAGACATGCAGATTAGTGGAAACGAGGAGTTTCCTAAAGGGAATCGACGTGAACAGGATGCCAACGACGGTGGACGCCGAGGAGGAAGCCGGCGTGTCGTCTCCAAACAGCACTATTTCAAGTGTGAGTGGAAATAAACGAAGTGAGAGAGAAGCAAACAACTGTGAGGATAATGAAATGGAAAGGGCTAGCTCTCGTGGCATTAGTGATGAGGAAGACGGAGAAACTTGTAGAAAGAAACTCCGTTTAACGAAGGAACAGTCTGCCATTCTTGAAGATAGCTTTAAGGAACACCACACACTCAATCCT AAGCAAAAATTGGCTTTGGCAAAGAGACTGGGATTAAGGCCACGGCAAGTGGAAGTGTGGTTCCAGAATAGGAGAGCTAG GACAAAATTGAAGCAAACAGAAGTAGACTGCGAATTCTTAAAGAGATGCGTTGAGAATCTGACAGAAGAAAACAGGAGATTACAGAAGGAAGTTCAAGAGCTAAGGGCACTAAAGCTTTCACCTCAATTCTACATGCAAATGACCCCTCCCACCACCCTCACCATGTGTCCTTCATGTGAGCGTGTTGCGTCGGGCCCCACAAATACACCTGTCAACATCCCGCCCCAGCGGGTTGGTCCACCTCAGCAACAACCTATGCCCTTAAACATGTGGGCCCCCACAGCCATCTCACAAGGGCAATTTGGTCAAATGGACTCTTATCCTACATTTGGAAGACAAAAGTGA
- the LOC132051921 gene encoding uncharacterized protein LOC132051921, whose translation MDQDTTPYISNKQKSNCELVPPKHADPCKFFNNFPFKAMLVLIFLVALPHFPLEAPEIITQTLHTGNWELVVQLILVGIAVSYGLFSKKIYDDETENEYLYSSSKFDTNVQSRLLQASSFFDDEAENHEVSDENRVQTWNNYQYHSGKPVVVVTKESAKISPRIVEKPLLLPIRSLKSPVPEPNSTTTSRKSISTTKSKISSPRKLSASLSVSSESQAKIDQFDHKIVRKQSFNKSSVSPPPPPPPLPPAPIVKKSNLLRSSSIVTDDKGSSKKEMRRSTRSVPFELSSYKGKSVRTIRPFVGAARARVYAKDNVNGETEKAEETFVDKQTIEKQHYAPEPTMMDFGGEEKKTSSLEKLVVENDDSEDCFEKSVENVEVARKNESDMATEGVPDNVDKKADEFIAKFREQIRLQRIQSIRTSAGQPAKELLQ comes from the coding sequence ATGGATCAAGATACAACTCCTTACATCTCCAATAAACAGAAATCAAACTGTGAATTAGTTCCACCAAAACATGCAGACCCTTGTAAGTTCTTTAATAATTTTCCCTTTAAAGCCATGCTAGTTTTGATATTTCTAGTTGCACTTCCACATTTTCCTTTGGAAGCTCCTGAAATCATCACCCAAACTCTGCATACAGGAAATTGGGAACTTGTAGTTCAGCTTATTTTAGTAGGTATAGCTGTTTCTTATGGCTTATTCAGCAAAAAAATTTATGATGATGAGacagaaaatgaatatttatataGTAGTTCAAAGTTTGATACTAATGTTCAATCTAGATTACTTCAGGCTTCATCTTTTTTTGATGATGAAGCTGAAAACCATGAAGTGTCTGATGAAAATAGAGTTCAGACTTGGAATAATTATCAGTACCATAGTGGTAAACCAGTAGTAGTTGTTACTAAAGAAAGTGCTAAAATTAGTCCAAGAATTGTTGAAAAGCCTTTGCTTTTGCCAATTAGGAGTTTGAAATCTCCTGTTCCTGAGCCTAACTCTACTACTACTTCACGAAAATCTATTTCTACTACAAAATCCAAGATttcatctccaagaaagttgtCCGCGTCACTTTCCGTTTCATCAGAATCTCAAGCCAAGATTGATCAATTTGATCACAAAATTGTGAGGAAACAGAGTTTTAACAAATCTTCTGTTtcacctccaccaccaccacctcctCTGCCACCGGCACCGATTGTTAAGAAATCTAATCTGTTGAGATCAAGCTCTATCGTAACGGATGACAAGGGTTCTTCTAAAAAAGAAATGAGGAGAAGTACTAGGAGTGTGCCATTTGAATTGAGCTCGTACAAAGGGAAGTCTGTTCGAACAATTAGGCCATTTGTTGGGGCTGCAAGAGCAAGAGTATATGCTAAAGATAACGTAAATGGAGAGACAGAGAAAGCTGAAGAAACTTTTGTCGACAAACAGACGATAGAAAAGCAGCATTATGCACCAGAGCCAACAATGATGGATTTTGGAGGGGAAGAGAAGAAAACATCTTCTCTTGAAAAGTTAGTAGTGGAAAATGATGACTCAGAGGATTGCTTTGAAAAGAGCGTGGAAAATGTAGAAGTAGCACGCAAGAATGAGAGTGATATGGCAACTGAGGGTGTTCCGGATAATGTAGACAAGAAGGCTGATGAGTTTATAGCTAAATTTAGGGAGCAAATCAGGCTTCAGAGAATTCAGTCCATCCGAACATCGGCTGGGCAGCCTGCTAAAGAGCTACTCCAGTAA